The Sorex araneus isolate mSorAra2 chromosome X, mSorAra2.pri, whole genome shotgun sequence DNA segment TATCGGTGACCTTTGATCCTTTCTGCTACTTAAGTATTCCACTGCCTGTCAGTCCCAAGAGAGTCATGGAGGTCTTCTTTGTCTCCATGGATCCCCGCCGCAAGCCAGAGCAGGTATGGGGGAATAGGGTCATAGGAATACAAATGACGGGTATGTGGTCATAAGGGTTGGATTATCTGGCTACACGTCAACATGTCTTGTGCTGATTTCCCCATGTCCTTCTACTTTGTAATGGAGCCTGCTTCTCCCTCAGCATCGGATCGTGGTCCCCAAGAGAGGCAAGGTCTCGGATCTGTGTTTGGCTCTTGCCAAACACACTGGTATTTCTCCAGAAAGGGTGAGGTTCTacagatggagggaaggaagggggaaggtgTGAATTGGGAGGGAGGCAGAAGGGCCTGGGGAAGCCTTTGAAGACTGTGCTCTCTCCATTCCCATCCCCAGATGATTGTGACTGATGTCTTCAGTCACCGCTTCTATAAGATCTATCACCTGGAGGAGTCTCTGACCGGCATCCTGGATCGTGATGATATCTTCATGTGAGTGAGGGGACCAGGGAAAATAGGGCTACCACCTCCTCTTAACCACCTTCCCCCATACCCTGCCTGCTTCACATGCCATCTGCACTGTGCGAGTTTTTGACCATGACTTTACTAGGGCAGGGGCTTAGGACTGTAGGTGGGAGTCGGGCGGTAGTCATTTGACAGGGTGTCTGTCCTTGGTTGCTTTTTTCCTTGTTGGGCAAAGCAGgctcctgttgtttttttttctgtatcttatTCAGTATGCATTGAGCACCATCTGCATACCAGATGAGGATCTACTCTCCCTTACTCATGCTGTGGTCCTCAAACCTCAAACATATGTTTTGAAATGGGGAacacaaaaaatgttttctttgagtATGAGAGCATTCACAACCCATTTCAAATTTTTGAGCGAAACAGAAAATGCTTCATGACTGGAAAAGCGCCTTGTAAAACTAAGGAGTTTTCTGGAAAGAAAGTGGTTAAAGGATTGTAGGGAGGAgtggcttgcatgtgtgaggccctgaattccaTCCCTAGCGTTGCCATCTCCCATAAAATAAAGGAAGTCAAGAAAATGGTTAAATCCTATTGTCATTGGAAATGTTTGTTGATTCTTTCAGCGTTCTGATAACCTAAAAGTACTTTATAAAACATCACATGAACAGAACCTCATAGTGATCACTTTAACAGTTCTGAAAGTATAGCCACTAAAGACTAACAGGTGATGCTTTAGTTCCTTGAAatgctggagcactagtacaacaagtaaggtacttgccttctaCTAGaacaaccctggttcgatccccagtaccctatatggtcctctgagccctgccaggtttaatcccttgcgttcagagccaggtgtgaccaaaaaaaaatattttcaggctGTGAGTGGGTAGCTGAGATACAATCCACAAGTCCCTCTTGTGGTGACCTACTGTGTCCCCTGGCAGATATGAGGTGTCGGGCCGCTCCTCCGCCACTGACAGCTCTAGAGATGACATTGTGCTTCCCATCTATTTGCGGGAGCGCACCCCATCCCGGGACTACCACGGCTCCTACTATGGCCTGATGCTTTTTGGACACCCACTTCTGGTGTCAGTGCCCCGAGATCGGCTTTCCTGGGAGTCCCTGTATCACATCATGATGTACCGCCTGTCGTGAGTCTACCTTCAGGGAACATGGGGGTGGGCGTGGGATACCTTTAACCTGGCTGTCTGGTTGCCGAAACATCACCGTCTTACATCTGAGAGGCACGCCGAGCTTCTCATGACCTGAGAGGAAAATGGAGGCTTCCTTTCCCCAAATCTCTCACTTTGCTGCTGCCTCTCATGGGTGCTGGCAAGACAGGTGTACCAGACAGATAAGGTCTAGAAGCCTCCTTGGAGAGGTTTGGTTTTTACTGCTGCAGTTTTCATTGTGCCTCAGACCTTGTTGAAGCAGCGAACAGTGCATTCCCTGTTCTTCATGCTGCACTCCTGGAGCCAGGGAGCTAGCTCAAGTGGTTGATCACCGCCAGACGTCTACTTGAGGCCCTGTGTTCAGTCCCAAGTAGTACTGGACTGAACATCCAACTATGAGGCCCCAGGTGGTCAGGAGCAGATGACTCTGTCATCTCTTGAGTCTTTCTGGCCTTTAAGCAACTGTTTGGATATGGTTTGCCTGTGGTCTCTTAGCCTAAGCACGATAGACGCCAGGCTCTGTCTGCCTGTGGGCCTTCCTGGAGAGTCTCCTCTGTTTGCAGGCGCTACGTGACCAGACCCGGCTCTGATGATGAGGACGATGGAGATGAGAGAGGTGAGGAGAAGGCAGGCTTGACAAGGATGTGGCTCTGTTCAAGTGGTTTCCATGGCCTGAGGAAGGGTTGGTGGATGGGGCATCTGGGGTATGTCTGACCGCCACACCACAGGGTCCACCAGGAGGGGAACTGCAGCAGAGTTCCCTGGGGTTTGCTGACAAAACCATCAGTTCCCAAATCTGACTCTGATGTTCTCCTTTGTCCTAGCAGACATGGAGGATAAGAGCAGCATGCCTAAGCCTAGTCACATGGCTGGGGCCAACTGCCAGGAGTTTGGCCTGGAGCAGGCTGGGCCCAGTACTGGAATTGCAGGTGCTAGTCGGGCCCCCATGGACAGCTCCCCTGGACCATCTCATTGGTCCCAGCGGGCAAGACGCAAGCACCTGTTCACTCTACAAACCGTTAATTCAAATGGGACCAGCAATCGTTCTCTGTACAAAGAAGATACTCGTGGTGTCTCCTTCAGCTGTGAGCCAGGGTtggagaggcaggaggtgggggtttCTTTTGCAGCAGTACCTCTGACCATCTCCccttgcccccagcccagccataCATTGCTCTTGACTGGGACCCGGAGATCAAGAAACGCTACTATGACGAGGTGGAGGCGGAGGTAAACGTGACCTGGGGATGAAGAAACCCTTTCATCTTGGGGGCCCCTCCCATTCTTCACACTCCATCCAGTTTATCCAAGTGGTGGCCGCAGAGTTCCCAGGGCCCCTGATCCCTCACATGAGAGTCCGTGCTATGAAATACTCGGGGTGTGTCTTCCACTTCTGCTTACTCTCGCACCCCTTCATCCTCTCCGGGTTGTTGCTCCTCAACCCTAGGGCTATGTGAAACATGACTGCGTGGGCTACGTGCTGAAGAAGGCTCCAGTGCGGCTGCAGGAGTGCATTGAGCTGTTCACCAATACTGAGGTCCTGGAGAAGGAAAATCCATGGTAAGGGTTCAATGTTTGGCTGTGGAGGGGCTTTCGTTGGGTGGGACGCCCTACCCAGGTCCTTGTTAGCTCTCCATACCCTCCTTCATTTCTCCCTCACTTCAACACCCTACCAGCTCCACTAAAATGGTTACCGTTTTTCTACCCCAGAGCCTTTGTCTATGTTCTTCCTTTTCGTAGGAATGTTCTTCCTCCAGTTTTCGACACAACTTGGCTTCTCCTATTCTTTGCTCAGGTCTCCAACCAGATGCCATATCAGAGAGACCTGCTTTTTCCTCCCTGTCTCAAGCCAGTCCTCCCAAATCCTTTATCTGCCCCCCCTTTCTCTGTTCAGGCCCTTTCCTTGCTTCCCGGTGCGTTAACACCACTGGACAGGGCGATGTTAGACCCTGGAAGGGAAAGGCTCTGTGTTGGCTGTTTGTCTCTTCTCACTGACTCTAATGGTGATGGTTGTGCAGTAGATGATCAGTAGGACCTGGGAGAATACATAAAatgagggagtgggggagagagagggggagagagtgccAGGCTCAGAAAACGAGAGCAGCCTCTCCCTGGAGCTGAAAGGGAACCAAAGTAGAAAGTGGCGCCAAATGCTTTCACAGTTAACAGACACCTAGCTAGTGAACCAGTGAATAAAACTGGAAGGGAGAGAGGCATAAGCGGGCACTGTTGCCATATGAGCATCTCCTTGGTCTGAAACTAAACATACACGCAAGCACAGAAACCGGGCTTTGGATGAGTGATGGCTGGGCTTTTCACACTGAGGAGTACCAACTCGAGTGCCAGGCAGACTGGGGAGCAACCACGGCACATGAAGGAGGAAGGCCACCGGATGCTAAGAGCACCCAGTAGTTTCTCAGAAAAGACTTGTGCACCGACTTCTGCAGGTACTGCCCCTCGTGCAAAAAGCACCAGCTGGCCTCTAAGAAGTTGGACCTGTGGATGCTGCCTGAGACACTCATTATCCACCTGAAGCGCTTTTCCTACACCAAGTTCTCTCGGGAGAAATTGGACACCCTTGTGGAATTTCCTCTTCGGTCTGGGCTGGAGACAGTGGTGGTAGCAGggcttggtgggggtggggagagatggtgGCACATTGGCTCTGACTCTGTTCCCATTCACAGGGACCTGGATTTCTCCAGGTTTGTCATCAAGCCGAAAAATGGGGAACCCCCGGAACTCTACAAATACGATCTCATTGCTGTTTCCAACCACTATGGTGGCCTGCGTGATGGACACTGTATGTGTCAGGCTATGGTGGGGGCGTGCTGGGAGTGGGTCAGGATAGCCTTAACGGGTACTAGGTAGAGCACTAGTGGTGAGATCCTTTGGATGAGAAGGAGGCAAAGAGGGAATCTGAATACTTCTTAGGGGGAAGGATGgtagagccctccccacccccgttttttgtctttgggtcacacctattggtgctcagagtttactcctggctctgtgcttgggaatcctcctgacaggctcaggagaccatatgggatgcctgggagtgcaaagcaagctccctatccactgtactatatcactctggcccctcctctccctttcatGTAGACACGACTTTCGCCTGCAACAAGGACAGTGGCCAGTGGCACTACTTTGATGACAGCAGTGTCTCGCCTGTGAATGAGAATCAGATTGAGGTgtgtcttttgttctctcttgtgACCCGCTTCTGCTTCTTCTCATGCTTCCCCACTGATCCCTGCTCTCTCCCGTAGTCCAAGGCTGCCTACGTGCTCTTCTACCAACGCCAGGACGTGACTCGTCGCCTGCGAAGCCAGTCTGTGGGATCTTGCTCTCCCGCAGTCTCCCCTACTTGTGGTTCACCACCCAGCACTGATTCCATGGAAGTAAACTAAACATCCCCGACCCGTCACAGGGAAGGAAGTTAACTCTGCTCTCTTTCTTCGGTCATCTCCCCATCCTTCAGTTATCCCCCCAGTTCGCTCAGTACACCCCAGTTCTCCCCAGTTCTCCCCAGTTCACTACAGTTCTCGTACCCGCGTTGAGCGCGCCATGCCAGGCATCGCAATTGTGGCTCATGTTCTCTTGTGCGGccgttctttgctttttttgcccCGGGGTTGAAGTGGTTGCTTGTCCCCCGGGCAGTGTGTTCcctgagcctgtgtttgctccgTAGAGCATTAACCCTCCCAATTACCCTCCCACTTATTCTCTATTTATGGTTGTTCCCTTCCCCTGTCCTCAACCCTGGGATGTtctgaggaggtggtggtgggtggtgggtgcaCCTGAACACAGAGTGTATTTTCTTACTGAGGACCCTGTACCTTCCCTTCCCTATATATAAAAGTGACAGTGTGTTGCAGCTCTTTGCTTCTGTGTGCTTCTTGAATGAATGGGCTGTGAACAGCACTGCTCTGAGTGCTTCTTGAGCAACAGCTGTGTACTAGGTGCCACTCTGAAGTGGATTCAAAGCACCATCTGTGTGTCAGACACAGTTCCCAGCATCTCTAGCTTTCCAGAACCTTTGCTGCATACTGACTTTATAATCCTCACAACCATCTTATGTAGGAGTTGTCTCAGTTTCTGATAGGGAAACTGGGGTACAGGGGTCAAGTAGTTGCTCAGGTTCTTCTGAAACGTTAGAACACATTCTTACTTACCCAGGAACTCGTTCCGGGATGAGGTGTTTGACCTCCCGGGACCCCAAACTGAAATCTTTGTATGATGTGACCACAGCTGATGTTAGAAAGGGGTGTAACTGTAGCAGACAAGCATCCATGTGGAATATGTGTGGTTTCCGGGCATATAGATAGTAAGGAGACCACCATAGGGCATTCCCTGAGAAGAACACCTGTAGAGGTGGTATATCTAGCCCAAAGCAGTTAATTTAATAGGAAAGTTATGCTGTGTCTGTCTTATACCTAGCTCCTCCCTCTTTGAATCATGGGACCAGCTCTCCCATTAAAGAGAGTCCCTCCAACCTTAATCCAGAAAGAGTTACTGAGTTGTGAGTGTGGTGTTTGTGAGCAGAAACCATTTAAGCACTGAGCCACTCCCACCTAACCTGCTTTACAAGTGCCAGTCCCCACTTCTGAGAAATGACTTGCAGGAACAGTTGGTGGAATGGATTGGATAAAAGTAAGCTTTCTGTATCTAAGAGGCCCCTCAACCATTAACATTAAAAGGGACATTTTGATCAGTGGTAGTTACGGGCCAGATACCAGAATAGGGGGCTTCAACATTCCTACCAAACAACTACCTTTCTATGGGACCTGGCAAGACCTACTTTGAGGGCCTCCTGGTTCCAACATTACTACACACAATCTCCCTAGTAGTACCACTGACCTGGGCAAGAATCAGGAAAGTTTCTATAAGAAACCCAATTCAAACAGCctcaagaaaaaaagtaatagaacCAGGGATGTGGGTCAGTGGTAGACTATATACCtggcatgtgtaaggccctgggctAGACGTCTGGTAccacaaacacatgtacacaaaaaCCCAACACCAGTGTCTGGATCCAGAAACGAAAAAATCCCATCAATCctttatataaaatgatttaagCACTCTGACCTATttgcagattttaaaaataggcatataccttttagtatctgtattgcagaccataatgcccaaaaggagagggagggagagacagaaaagaagaagaaaagtgcctgccatagagggctgggtggcaggagggagactaggaacattggtggtcggaaatgtacactggtgaagggaagggtgttggaacatgttacgactgaaatctaatcatgaactttttaactgtatctcactgtgattcaattaagaagacttaatttttaaaaaataagtgtgaaggtaccgacagaggaacccaggtgtgtgtgatcccatcaacggccaacatccagagacagacttaaaagcaagctctcagaaactctcagaagcggccacgcgatatctttagcctacttctccctctaggggaaactggcaatcttctgagtttcctgcccccatgggacagccttgcaagcttcccatggtgtattcatatgcaagatccaagttggatctcattaccctgaccctgaagagcccttagtgcaacatcgttagaagggccaagtcgaaatagatgtctatgatctcagggaaaggacgaaatgagatgttactgagcccgcctgagaaatcggtgattaatgggatattgtgattgtgattgtgaaaaTAGCTAGATCAGAATAGCTGTTGGTTTGAGGGCCTTACAGGGAATgtttaggcttactcctgactctgctcaggattcactcctggctgtgcatagGGGACCTTATGCACTATATTCATACCAGGGACGAAATTCAGGTTTCATgtacaaggtaagtaccttaactcctgtaacTGTCTCCCCAGGCCCAGAATGGGTGTTAAGTACATGAGGAAGCCCTCATTACCTGTGGCTAATCTGTCCTGCACTGAGTCCTAAAATGAATCAGTTTAAAACAACTTCCCCCAAAGCCCTGAGATATGGTTGATAGAACTGCTTTGAAGTAtatgaatgggggggggggcagggtggataGGCCCATTTGGAGGAAtcctggcactctggtggtggacatgggtcagtgtaggataacactgtagtttaggtagtttaggtttattgggttactcccgttacagtgctcccattcctctttatttatttgtagcttctttcttagtcttctgttgacttgtaaagtttttctcttctccttgagtcttttgcatagtttattcagagcaatgtcctttttgtatggacacaggaagacttagcaaatgttatgcttttgtaacctgggagtcatttgactctacatggtattttcctcctgggcatctgttctcttgacctaagcctcagctgtccttacttcctagcacccccaaaagcagtgtcccgaccagggacgagacggacccagggcaagcggtgagttgtgtgctaccctggcatcgagatgggcctggccaaagtgcctaatgcttaactataagttaagagcttgatcatagacaaatgttgtcatgatccaaacagtgataactagatttggaccctgctaggattaggagtgattaatctggcctgagtgctgtggtctgagcctgtggcaagatgttgtcaggagaactgccttgcaaacctcaatgtatctcttgcaatgtccatgcaaaaataactagtattaagatgttatggactgtttggaatggggagaggagaaaaaacccttaagaggtattttgcctactggcagtcaggaagggctttggaatgcccctaggttgtgttccctttaaacctgacagctctcaggaagggctttattatgttgattttgctacctagtggtgtgtaacctaggggcaagggtgagagaagaaaaggggaggagagagaaggagagaggctgcagttgatccagagaggacggagctgggagtgcgggagatgagaaagatggaagactgaataaatggtaactaatcagcaaccagcttggtcttcttccttccgtcgcttgtccttgaccaacagcacacacagcggttccagagcactgaacgtgggcggtgagacagagccgagagcccgcgagtgcacacgcccctcggcgagccttagttttttacagttcagCAACCCcacaagtatttaaaataaaatgactgattagagagatagtacagcaggtagggctcttgccttacatgcagccaatcctgctTTGATCCCCATAaacccatgtggtcctccaagcagcaccaggagtaaattcctgagttcctcagtgaagagccaagagtaacccctgagcattgccaggtgtgatccc contains these protein-coding regions:
- the USP11 gene encoding ubiquitin carboxyl-terminal hydrolase 11 isoform X1; amino-acid sequence: MAEVPVLAAAVAEDSEEKEEVVPSLANQWDGVESRASGRQRPLRVGESWFLVEQSWYCQWEEYVQGQNRDFSYFPGPINNARLFQDQVNWCLRKGLVEGRDYVLLPADAWNCLLKWYGIERGQPPIERKVVALPGSLIIEVYPVELLLMRHRDINTTYTVQLSLADSVELVLCRAREHFELSPQDEIRLWVKNSEGTFERLRNTRVTVFEAALKTGQLIVMETRNKDGTWPTARARTMSNVPGAQEDFIGQPGICGLTNLGNTCFMNSALQCLSNVPQLTEYFLDNRHLNELNFCNPLGMKGEIAEAYADLVKQAWSGHHRSIIPQVFKNKVGHFASQFLGYQQHDSHELLSFLLDGLHEDLNRVKKKEYVELCDAGGRPDLEVAEEAWHNHKRRNDSVIVDTFHGLFKSTLICPDCGNVSVTFDPFCYLSIPLPVSPKRVMEVFFVSMDPRRKPEQHRIVVPKRGKVSDLCLALAKHTGISPERMIVTDVFSHRFYKIYHLEESLTGILDRDDIFIYEVSGRSSATDSSRDDIVLPIYLRERTPSRDYHGSYYGLMLFGHPLLVSVPRDRLSWESLYHIMMYRLSRYVTRPGSDDEDDGDERADMEDKSSMPKPSHMAGANCQEFGLEQAGPSTGIAGASRAPMDSSPGPSHWSQRARRKHLFTLQTVNSNGTSNRSLYKEDTRGVSFSSQPYIALDWDPEIKKRYYDEVEAEGYVKHDCVGYVLKKAPVRLQECIELFTNTEVLEKENPWYCPSCKKHQLASKKLDLWMLPETLIIHLKRFSYTKFSREKLDTLVEFPLRDLDFSRFVIKPKNGEPPELYKYDLIAVSNHYGGLRDGHYTTFACNKDSGQWHYFDDSSVSPVNENQIESKAAYVLFYQRQDVTRRLRSQSVGSCSPAVSPTCGSPPSTDSMEVN
- the USP11 gene encoding ubiquitin carboxyl-terminal hydrolase 11 isoform X3, which codes for MRHRDINTTYTVQLSLADSVELVLCRAREHFELSPQDEIRLWVKNSEGTFERLRNTRVTVFEAALKTGQLIVMETRNKDGTWPTARARTMSNVPGAQEDFIGQPGICGLTNLGNTCFMNSALQCLSNVPQLTEYFLDNRHLNELNFCNPLGMKGEIAEAYADLVKQAWSGHHRSIIPQVFKNKVGHFASQFLGYQQHDSHELLSFLLDGLHEDLNRVKKKEYVELCDAGGRPDLEVAEEAWHNHKRRNDSVIVDTFHGLFKSTLICPDCGNVSVTFDPFCYLSIPLPVSPKRVMEVFFVSMDPRRKPEQHRIVVPKRGKVSDLCLALAKHTGISPERMIVTDVFSHRFYKIYHLEESLTGILDRDDIFIYEVSGRSSATDSSRDDIVLPIYLRERTPSRDYHGSYYGLMLFGHPLLVSVPRDRLSWESLYHIMMYRLSRYVTRPGSDDEDDGDERADMEDKSSMPKPSHMAGANCQEFGLEQAGPSTGIAGASRAPMDSSPGPSHWSQRARRKHLFTLQTVNSNGTSNRSLYKEDTRGVSFSSQPYIALDWDPEIKKRYYDEVEAEGYVKHDCVGYVLKKAPVRLQECIELFTNTEVLEKENPWYCPSCKKHQLASKKLDLWMLPETLIIHLKRFSYTKFSREKLDTLVEFPLRDLDFSRFVIKPKNGEPPELYKYDLIAVSNHYGGLRDGHYTTFACNKDSGQWHYFDDSSVSPVNENQIESKAAYVLFYQRQDVTRRLRSQSVGSCSPAVSPTCGSPPSTDSMEVN
- the USP11 gene encoding ubiquitin carboxyl-terminal hydrolase 11 isoform X2, with the protein product MAEVPVLAAAVAEDSEEKEEVVPSLANQWDGVESRASGRQRPLRVGESWFLVEQSWYCQWEEYVQGQNRDFSYFPGPINNARLFQDQVNWCLRKGLVEGRDYVLLPADAWNCLLKWYGIERGQPPIERKVVALPGSLIIEVYPVELLLMRHRDINTTYTVQLSLADSVELVLCRAREHFELSPQDEIRLWVKNSEGTFERLRNTRVTVFEAALKTGQLIVMETRNKDGTWPTARARTMSNVPGAQEDFIGQPGICGLTNLGNTCFMNSALQCLSNVPQLTEYFLDNRHLNELNFCNPLGMKGEIAEAYADLVKQAWSGHHRSIIPQVFKNKVGHFASQFLGYQQHDSHELLSFLLDGLHEDLNRVKKKEYVELCDAGGRPDLEVAEEAWHNHKRRNDSVIVDTFHGLFKSTLICPDCGNVSVTFDPFCYLSIPLPVSPKRVMEVFFVSMDPRRKPEQHRIVVPKRGKVSDLCLALAKHTGISPERMIVTDVFSHRFYKIYHLEESLTGILDRDDIFIYEVSGRSSATDSSRDDIVLPIYLRERTPSRDYHGSYYGLMLFGHPLLVSVPRDRLSWESLYHIMMYRLSRYVTRPGSDDEDDGDERDMEDKSSMPKPSHMAGANCQEFGLEQAGPSTGIAGASRAPMDSSPGPSHWSQRARRKHLFTLQTVNSNGTSNRSLYKEDTRGVSFSSQPYIALDWDPEIKKRYYDEVEAEGYVKHDCVGYVLKKAPVRLQECIELFTNTEVLEKENPWYCPSCKKHQLASKKLDLWMLPETLIIHLKRFSYTKFSREKLDTLVEFPLRDLDFSRFVIKPKNGEPPELYKYDLIAVSNHYGGLRDGHYTTFACNKDSGQWHYFDDSSVSPVNENQIESKAAYVLFYQRQDVTRRLRSQSVGSCSPAVSPTCGSPPSTDSMEVN